In one window of Arachis ipaensis cultivar K30076 chromosome B06, Araip1.1, whole genome shotgun sequence DNA:
- the LOC107646494 gene encoding mevalonate kinase-like, producing the protein MEHAVRVPSRRRQPRPARCSCVAIRGQNLERLTRKLNAGHGSFWAVTALLACSDFVSVDLKQQGWQSFQEKQLDLVNKWAFEGEKIIHGKPSGIDNSISAYGNIISFKSGNMTHMKANVSLKMLITNTKVGRNTKALVAGVSERMFSAVDSISKELTLILQSLESDDALSVTEKEEKIQELMEMNQGLLQSVVVSHATIETVLRTTLKYKLVSKLTGAGGGGCVLTLLPTSAVIAELESCGFQCFTAEIGGKGVEINFEVSS; encoded by the exons ATGGAGCATGCCGTTCGTGTCCCGTCGCGTCGCCGCCAGCCGCGTCCAGCTCGCTGCAGTTGCGTCGCCATCAGAGGCCAGAACCTAGAAAG ACTTACTAGGAAACTGAACGCCGGTCATGGTTCATTTTGGGCTGTGACAGCCCTGCTCGCCTGCTCTGATTTTGTTTCTGTGGATTTGAAACAACAAGGATGGCAGTCTTTTCAGGAGAAGCAACTTGATTTGGTAAATAAATGGGCTTTTGAAGGCGAGAAGATCATCCATGGAAAGCCCTCTGGAATTGACAACTCTATAAGCGCATATG GTAACATCATAAGCTTTAAGTCTGGTAACATGACACACATGAAGGCAAACGTGTCACTGAAAATGCTCATAACTAACACCAAAGTAGGAAGGAACACAAAAGCATTGGTGGCTGGTGTTTCAGAGAGGATGTTCAGTGCTGTTGATTCTATCAGCAAGGAATTGACCTTGATTTTGCAGTCACTGGAATCAGATGATGCTCTCTCTGTAactgagaaagaagagaagatacAGGAACTAATGGAAATGAACCAAGGTCTGCTCCAATCTGTGGTGGTCAGTCATGCCACAATAGAAACTGTTCTTAGAACTACATTGAAGTACAAGTTGGTTTCCAAATTAACCGGAGCTGGTGGTGGTGGCTGTGTTCTCACACTTCTTCCAACAT CTGCAGTAATTGCTGAACTGGAGTCGTGCGGGTTCCAGTGTTTCACTGCCGAAATTGGTGGTAAAGGTGTTGAGATCAACTTTGAAGTGTCATCTTGA
- the LOC107645882 gene encoding NADPH-dependent aldehyde reductase 1, chloroplastic: MASQKQHTQPGKEHVMDPTPQFTSPDYQPSNKLQGKIAVITGGDSGIGRAVCNLFALEGATVAFTYVKGHEDKDAKDTLEMINRAKTQDAMDPKAIAADLGYDENCKKVIEEVVNAYGRIDILVNNAAEQYENITIEEIDDPRLERVFRTNIFSYFFMTRHALKHMKEGSCIINTTSINAYKGHPTLVDYTATKGAIVAFTRALSMQILSKGIRVNGVAPGPIWTPLIPASFGEEKIAQFGSDVPMKRAGQPIEVAPSYVFLACNHCSSYISGQVLHPNGGAIVNG, encoded by the exons ATGGCTTCCCAGAAGCAACACACACAACCAGGGAAAGAACATGTCATGGATCCAACACCCCAGTTCACTTCCCCTGACTACCAACCATCAAATAAACTTCAA GGTAAGATAGCAGTAATAACGGGTGGCGACTCCGGAATAGGAAGAGCTGTATGCAACTTGTTTGCATTGGAGGGTGCCACCGTGGCCTTCACCTACGTGAAGGGCCACGAAGACAAGGACGCGAAGGACACCCTTGAGATGATCAACAGGGCCAAGACTCAGGATGCCATGGACCCCAAGGCCATAGCTGCTGACTTAGGCTATGATGAGAACTGCAAGAAGGTCATCGAAGAGGTGGTCAACGCTTATGGCAGAATTGACATCTTGGTCAACAATGCTGCTGAGCAGTACGAGAATATAACTATTGAGGAGATTGACGATCCAAGGCTTGAAAGGGTTTTCCGCACTAACATCTTCTCATACTTCTTTATGACCAG GCATGCACTGAAGCACATGAAGGAAGGAAGCTGCATCATCAACACCACGTCTATAAATGCATACAAGGGGCACCCTACCCTGGTGGACTACACTGCAACCAAGGGGGCCATTGTGGCCTTTACAAGAGCACTCTCAATGCAGATTCTGAGCAAGGGAATTCGTGTCAATGGCGTCGCCCCCGGACCCATCTGGACACCTTTGATACCAGCTTCTTTCGGTGAAGAAAAGATTGCTCAGTTTGGTTCTGATGTGCCAATGAAGAGAGCTGGTCAGCCTATTGAGGTGGCTCCCTCTTATGTTTTCCTTGCCTGCAATCATTGCTCCTCTTACATAAGCGGCCAAGTCCTCCACCCCAACG GTGGTGCCATTGTCAACggttga
- the LOC107645883 gene encoding uncharacterized GPI-anchored protein At5g19250 gives MASIKLGLLFLLPNLLLLSTPAHSSDKEEESVLKGINSFRQTQNLPTLNKVKKANCLADEIAEEIEDEPCENVNQFYPSTRTGAASSANIPNLQKHVDKCDIDINTTTDGVILPVCVSKLEPTVVLSNYTHSDRYARFLNNSRFTGVGLGSEDDWMVLVLTTNTSSGTFSASHAAATTSVLINHAVSMDLMFFALLFLLL, from the exons ATGGCCTCAATCAAACTTGGTCTACTGTTCCTTCTTCCAAATCTTCTACTCCTTTCTACTCCTGCACACTCTAGCG ATAAGGAGGAGGAGAGTGTTCTGAAGGGAATCAATAGCTTCAGGCAAACTCAGAATCTTCCAACACTGAACAAAGTTAAAAAGGCAAATTGTTTAGCTGATGAGATCGCTGAAGAAATAGAGGACGAGCCATGCGAGAACGTGAACCAGTTCTACCCGTCAACAAGAACTGGTGCTGCCTCCAGCGCaaacattccaaacctccaaaaacACGTAGACAAATGTGACATTGACATTAACACCACCACAGACGGTGTGATTCTACCAGTTTGTGTGTCCAAATTGGAACCCACCGTTGTGCTCTCTAATTACACGCATTCTGATCGCTACGCACGGTTTCTCAACAATTCCAGGTTCACTGGGGTTGGTCTTGGTTCTGAGGATGATTGGATGGTTCTTGTTCTCACCACCAACACTTCCTCTGGCACCTTCTCTGCTTCTCATGCTGCTGCAACTACTTCTGTCCTCATTAATCATGCCGTTTCCATGGACTTGATGTTCTTCGCTTTGCTTTTTCTTCTCTTGTAG